One window of Mediterraneibacter gnavus ATCC 29149 genomic DNA carries:
- a CDS encoding MATE family efflux transporter, whose translation MTKTAAPMTSGSIWKQMTFFAMPIFLGNLFQQLYNTVDSLIVGNFLGSSALAAVSSSGSLIFMLIGFLSGISAGAGVIVARFFGAGDEKNLQRAVHTTVAFGLVAGVLMTGVGVALSPQILRWMDTPESVMRESVTYLQIYFAGSLGFVMYNVLVGILQAVGDSRHPLYYLIVSSVINLVLDLLFITGFHTGVGGAAVATVISQIVSALLCFWQLLRTKESYGLKIRKIRFDKGILVQIIKIGLPSGVQNSIIAFANVIVQSNINAFGEMAMAGYGAYTKVDGFGFLPINSFTMALTTFVGQNLGAKQEERTRKGARFGILAAVILAELIGVVVFLLAPQLIAAFDSSPEIIRFGVEKARTAALFYCLLAFSHSIAAILRGAGKTMVSMIIMMMCWCVIRVSFLSVMIPLTHSIQVVYWVYPLTWSLSSLAFFWYYKKAKWI comes from the coding sequence ATGACAAAGACAGCAGCGCCTATGACAAGCGGCTCGATCTGGAAACAGATGACTTTTTTTGCGATGCCGATTTTTCTGGGCAATTTATTTCAGCAATTATATAACACCGTGGATTCTCTGATCGTTGGAAATTTCCTGGGGAGCAGTGCACTGGCCGCAGTCAGCTCCTCCGGAAGTCTGATCTTTATGCTGATTGGATTTTTGAGTGGAATCTCAGCGGGAGCGGGGGTAATCGTTGCCCGGTTTTTTGGTGCAGGAGATGAGAAAAATCTGCAGCGCGCGGTACACACCACAGTCGCATTTGGTCTGGTGGCGGGAGTTTTGATGACCGGCGTGGGAGTGGCACTTTCTCCGCAGATCCTGCGGTGGATGGATACGCCCGAAAGTGTAATGAGGGAATCGGTGACATATCTACAGATTTATTTTGCGGGATCTTTAGGATTTGTGATGTACAATGTCCTGGTGGGAATTCTGCAGGCTGTGGGAGACAGCAGACATCCTTTGTATTATCTGATCGTATCGTCTGTAATCAATCTGGTGTTGGATCTGTTGTTTATCACAGGATTTCATACAGGAGTGGGAGGTGCGGCGGTTGCAACCGTGATCTCTCAGATTGTGAGTGCACTCCTTTGTTTCTGGCAGCTGCTGCGGACAAAGGAAAGCTATGGATTGAAAATTCGAAAAATCCGTTTTGACAAAGGAATCCTTGTCCAGATCATCAAGATCGGACTGCCTTCCGGAGTGCAGAACTCTATCATTGCGTTTGCAAACGTGATCGTACAGTCCAATATCAATGCATTCGGAGAAATGGCAATGGCGGGCTATGGGGCCTACACAAAGGTGGATGGGTTCGGTTTTCTGCCCATCAACAGCTTTACTATGGCACTGACGACATTTGTAGGACAGAATCTGGGTGCAAAGCAGGAGGAGCGCACGAGAAAAGGGGCGCGATTTGGAATTCTCGCAGCAGTTATATTGGCAGAACTGATTGGTGTCGTGGTATTTCTTCTGGCACCACAGCTGATCGCGGCATTTGACTCTTCTCCTGAGATCATTCGGTTTGGTGTGGAAAAAGCCAGAACAGCAGCGTTATTTTACTGTCTGCTTGCATTTTCACATTCCATTGCAGCAATTCTGCGCGGTGCGGGGAAGACGATGGTGTCCATGATCATTATGATGATGTGCTGGTGCGTGATCCGGGTGTCTTTCCTTTCCGTGATGATTCCGCTCACTCACAGCATTCAGGTGGTATACTGGGTATATCCGCTGACATGGAGTTTAAGTTCTCTGGCATTTTTCTGGTATTATAAGAAAGCGAAGTGGATATAA
- the fliB gene encoding flagellin lysine-N-methylase produces MQYIIPHYYKKFACIGGDCPDTCCAGWQIMIDPASLKKYRQTKGRLGSRLHNEIDWEEGAFRQYEKRCAFLNEENLCDLYIEGNGSGMFCKTCRLYPRHVEEFEGLREISLSLSCPEAANLILGCEEPVHFLEAENPDREETYEEFDFFLFTKLEDARTLIFQILQNREYPVRLRMAIVLALAHDLQERIDKNALFEIDGLLKRYEKERVWTWFQEKLDNLDTEEKTQQEVCGNLFVILNHLEVLRDDWKGYVKEAKNMLLESELSAEQRKEFESVFTEKIMEQLMVYFVFTYFCGAVYDEQAYGKLKFAVAGCILIRALAKGVFLKNGTLEFSDVAEAARRYAREVEHSDFNKCKMEQMLQDEGKFGLEKLFVIL; encoded by the coding sequence ATGCAGTATATCATTCCGCACTACTATAAGAAGTTTGCATGTATCGGCGGGGACTGTCCGGATACTTGCTGCGCAGGGTGGCAGATTATGATCGATCCCGCTTCGCTGAAAAAATACAGACAGACAAAAGGGCGGCTTGGCAGCCGCCTGCACAATGAAATTGACTGGGAGGAAGGCGCGTTTCGCCAATATGAGAAGCGCTGTGCCTTTCTCAATGAAGAAAATCTGTGTGATCTGTACATAGAAGGCAACGGATCCGGGATGTTCTGCAAGACCTGCAGGCTGTATCCGAGGCATGTGGAAGAATTTGAAGGACTGCGGGAGATTTCCCTGTCTTTATCCTGTCCGGAAGCAGCAAACCTGATCTTGGGCTGCGAAGAGCCGGTCCATTTTCTGGAGGCGGAAAATCCGGATCGGGAAGAAACTTATGAGGAGTTTGATTTCTTCTTGTTTACCAAACTGGAAGACGCGAGAACTCTGATCTTTCAGATTCTTCAGAATCGGGAGTATCCAGTCCGGCTGAGAATGGCAATCGTGCTGGCACTGGCGCATGATCTGCAGGAGAGGATCGACAAAAATGCCCTGTTTGAGATTGATGGGCTTCTAAAGCGTTACGAGAAGGAACGCGTCTGGACCTGGTTTCAGGAAAAACTGGACAATCTGGATACAGAGGAAAAAACGCAGCAGGAGGTTTGCGGCAATCTGTTTGTGATCCTGAATCATCTGGAAGTGCTCAGAGACGACTGGAAGGGATATGTCAAAGAAGCAAAAAATATGTTGTTGGAATCAGAGCTGTCAGCAGAGCAAAGAAAAGAGTTCGAATCCGTGTTTACGGAGAAGATCATGGAACAGCTGATGGTTTATTTTGTATTTACTTACTTTTGTGGGGCAGTCTACGATGAACAGGCATATGGGAAACTAAAATTTGCAGTGGCAGGTTGTATTTTGATCCGGGCGCTGGCAAAAGGTGTATTTTTGAAAAATGGAACGCTGGAGTTTTCGGATGTTGCAGAGGCGGCACGCCGGTATGCAAGAGAAGTGGAGCATTCGGATTTCAACAAGTGCAAAATGGAGCAGATGCTGCAGGATGAAGGCAAATTTGGACTGGAAAAATTATTTGTAATTTTATAA
- a CDS encoding MalY/PatB family protein, whose product MQYDFTTIMDRRGKDAIAVDAPAGNNTGNDFFAGAKIREGFDLIPMWVADMNFPALPAIPEAIIQRTKHPAYGYFDPSAAYYDGIINWQKTRNGVNDLTKECIGYENGVLGGVVSALKVLCSNGDSVLLQSPTYIGFTHCIEDNGWNIVLNPLVLDEEGIWRIDYEDMEEKIVQNKIHAAVFCSPHNPTGRVWERWEIEKAMEIYQKHDVYVISDEIWSDLTLPGYQHIPTQSVSEDAKNRTIALYAPSKTFNLAGLIGSYHIIYNSYLRDRVCMEGKMTHYNSMNVLSMHALIAAYSKEGMEWVDELRTVLDTNISYAMEFIRREFPGVSVSRPQGTYMLFLDCTDWCEAHHQTIEELQRAGMEVGVIWQDGRPFHGACHIRMNLALPHSRVKEAFERLKQYVFLD is encoded by the coding sequence ATGCAGTATGATTTTACAACGATTATGGACCGGCGGGGAAAGGATGCCATCGCAGTAGATGCGCCTGCCGGAAACAATACAGGCAATGATTTTTTCGCAGGTGCGAAAATTCGGGAAGGGTTTGATCTGATCCCGATGTGGGTAGCGGATATGAATTTTCCGGCGCTTCCGGCAATTCCGGAGGCGATCATCCAGAGGACAAAGCATCCGGCATACGGTTATTTTGATCCGTCGGCGGCATATTATGACGGGATCATCAACTGGCAGAAGACACGTAATGGCGTGAACGATCTGACAAAAGAGTGCATCGGCTATGAGAACGGTGTGCTCGGCGGTGTGGTTTCGGCTTTGAAAGTACTGTGTTCCAATGGGGATTCTGTTTTGCTGCAGTCTCCGACGTATATCGGATTTACACATTGTATTGAGGACAATGGATGGAATATCGTTCTGAATCCACTGGTGTTGGATGAAGAAGGAATCTGGCGGATTGATTACGAAGATATGGAAGAAAAAATTGTGCAAAACAAGATCCATGCGGCAGTTTTTTGTTCGCCGCACAATCCGACCGGACGTGTCTGGGAGCGCTGGGAGATTGAAAAGGCAATGGAAATCTATCAGAAGCATGATGTGTATGTGATCTCAGATGAGATCTGGTCAGATCTGACACTTCCGGGATATCAGCATATCCCGACACAGTCTGTGTCCGAGGATGCAAAAAACAGAACCATTGCGCTTTACGCTCCGTCCAAGACATTTAATCTGGCAGGATTGATCGGTTCGTATCATATCATTTATAATTCGTATTTGAGAGACCGGGTATGTATGGAAGGGAAAATGACCCATTACAATTCTATGAATGTGTTGTCCATGCATGCGCTGATCGCGGCATATTCGAAAGAAGGAATGGAGTGGGTGGACGAGCTTCGCACCGTGCTGGATACGAACATTTCCTATGCCATGGAGTTTATCAGGCGAGAATTTCCGGGTGTTTCCGTGTCCAGACCGCAGGGGACGTACATGCTCTTTTTAGACTGCACAGACTGGTGCGAGGCGCATCACCAGACCATTGAGGAGCTGCAGAGGGCAGGCATGGAAGTGGGCGTGATCTGGCAGGATGGTCGTCCGTTCCACGGAGCGTGCCATATCCGGATGAATCTGGCGCTGCCGCACAGTCGTGTGAAAGAAGCGTTTGAACGATTGAAACAGTATGTGTTTCTCGACTGA
- a CDS encoding J domain-containing protein — translation MNSRTYYDILGVSREATLQEITSAKNALAKVYHPDANMNQGIDTTACMQEILEAYRVLSNPESRHEYDKELGGGQIRVFRTFTVGPEDDEQAAPFVVYWNAACRLQETVDLAMEFLENNSQKKKRTFLFFRRKDAASEAEKQKHLNKLSVRAMQYITVLKEAGIPSQYWTEDAMNWVLIRWSHRQNMDYRVLFNRYEKHLNQDLSNSERHKLHVHGKQFHNNLKKLLSCAL, via the coding sequence ATGAATTCCCGTACTTACTATGATATTCTCGGTGTTTCCCGGGAAGCTACATTACAGGAAATCACAAGTGCAAAAAATGCGCTTGCTAAAGTATATCACCCGGATGCCAATATGAATCAGGGCATCGACACCACTGCGTGTATGCAGGAAATACTGGAGGCGTACCGGGTACTTTCCAATCCCGAATCCCGGCACGAATATGACAAAGAATTAGGCGGCGGACAAATCCGTGTCTTCCGCACCTTTACCGTTGGTCCCGAGGATGATGAACAGGCTGCTCCGTTTGTCGTGTATTGGAACGCTGCCTGTCGTCTACAGGAAACCGTAGATCTTGCGATGGAATTTTTGGAGAACAACTCCCAGAAGAAAAAACGTACGTTTCTGTTCTTCCGCCGGAAAGATGCTGCTTCTGAGGCGGAAAAACAAAAACATCTGAACAAACTGTCTGTGCGCGCCATGCAGTATATCACTGTCTTGAAAGAAGCCGGCATCCCATCCCAGTACTGGACCGAGGACGCAATGAACTGGGTACTGATCCGTTGGAGCCACCGTCAGAATATGGACTATCGCGTACTCTTCAATCGTTACGAAAAACATCTGAATCAGGATCTCTCCAATTCCGAACGTCATAAACTTCATGTCCACGGAAAACAATTCCACAACAATCTAAAAAAACTGCTCAGCTGCGCTCTATAG
- a CDS encoding low molecular weight protein-tyrosine-phosphatase: MEKIKVLFICHGNICRSTMAQYVFQNLINRYDLTDQFYIDSAATSREEIGNPIHHGTRRKLKEVGIPCGDHRARQLQKWEYDEFDYLIGMDSMNIRNMMRILGSDTDGKVSKLLDFTERTGQDIADPWYTGNFDRTYEDVKEGCEALLQDCLLRL; encoded by the coding sequence ATGGAGAAAATAAAGGTACTATTTATCTGCCACGGCAACATCTGCCGCAGCACCATGGCGCAATACGTTTTCCAGAACCTGATCAACAGATACGACCTCACCGATCAGTTCTACATTGATTCCGCAGCTACCAGCCGCGAGGAGATCGGTAATCCGATTCATCACGGCACTCGGCGGAAATTAAAAGAAGTCGGCATTCCATGCGGTGATCACCGCGCACGCCAGCTGCAAAAGTGGGAATATGACGAATTTGATTATTTGATCGGAATGGATTCCATGAATATCCGGAATATGATGCGGATTCTGGGGAGTGACACGGACGGGAAGGTGTCGAAACTGCTTGATTTTACAGAGCGGACAGGGCAGGATATCGCGGATCCGTGGTATACCGGGAATTTTGACAGGACATACGAAGATGTGAAAGAAGGCTGTGAAGCCTTACTGCAGGACTGCCTGCTGCGCCTATAG
- a CDS encoding tyrosine-type recombinase/integrase, which yields MISKRRDDKGRVLQQGEWQEPSGRYRYKYTDSLGKRKILYSWRLTEADKMPEGKRADLSLREKERKVQSLQMQGITGSNITVLELVERYLSLKTGVKHNTLANYKFVVNVLKKEEFAYKKVDDVKLSDAKIFLIKLQRDGRGYSSIHSIRGVLRPAFQMAVDDDLILKNPFGFELGTVLVNDSQKRQAVSPEDETKFLDFVKNDPHYNQYYDAFYILFKTGLRISEFCGLTVKDLDFKEDIINVNHQLQRTREMKYIIVSTKTTSGTRLLPMEADVKEAFLRILKNRRKPKREPMVDGYGGFLFLDKNGRPMVALHWEKYMQHAREKYNRENLLQLPPVTPHICRHTYCTNMANSGMNPKTLQYLMGHSDVSVTLNIYTHTGYDDAKKELARLKEARDELEKKKFITQKHAQTTHVSLIS from the coding sequence ATGATTTCAAAGAGACGTGATGATAAAGGCAGAGTTCTCCAGCAAGGAGAATGGCAGGAACCAAGTGGACGTTACCGCTATAAATATACAGATTCACTTGGTAAGCGTAAAATATTATATAGTTGGAGATTGACAGAAGCAGATAAGATGCCGGAAGGTAAACGGGCAGATCTTTCTCTCAGGGAAAAAGAAAGAAAAGTTCAGTCCTTACAGATGCAAGGGATTACAGGAAGTAACATTACAGTGCTTGAACTTGTGGAACGATATCTTTCCCTGAAAACAGGAGTAAAGCATAATACTTTAGCGAATTACAAATTTGTGGTGAATGTATTGAAAAAGGAAGAATTCGCTTATAAGAAAGTGGATGATGTGAAACTTTCTGACGCAAAGATTTTTCTGATAAAACTACAAAGAGATGGTAGAGGATATAGTTCCATTCATTCCATCAGAGGTGTTTTAAGACCTGCTTTTCAAATGGCTGTGGATGATGACTTGATTCTAAAAAATCCATTTGGATTTGAATTAGGTACAGTACTTGTTAATGACAGTCAGAAAAGACAAGCTGTTTCTCCGGAAGATGAAACTAAATTTCTTGATTTTGTAAAGAATGATCCGCATTATAATCAGTATTATGATGCATTTTATATCTTATTCAAGACAGGTCTTAGAATATCTGAATTTTGTGGACTTACTGTAAAAGACTTGGACTTTAAAGAAGATATTATCAATGTGAATCATCAGTTGCAAAGAACTCGAGAAATGAAGTATATCATCGTATCTACAAAGACAACAAGTGGTACGCGGTTACTTCCAATGGAAGCGGATGTAAAAGAAGCATTTCTTCGAATCTTGAAGAATAGAAGGAAACCAAAACGTGAGCCGATGGTGGATGGATATGGAGGATTTCTGTTTCTGGACAAGAATGGAAGGCCAATGGTTGCACTTCATTGGGAAAAGTACATGCAGCATGCAAGAGAAAAATATAATCGTGAGAATTTGTTGCAATTGCCGCCAGTTACTCCACATATATGCAGGCATACTTATTGTACAAATATGGCCAATTCAGGGATGAACCCAAAGACACTGCAATATCTGATGGGGCATTCAGATGTATCTGTAACACTCAATATTTATACGCATACCGGCTATGATGATGCAAAGAAAGAACTTGCCAGATTAAAAGAAGCAAGGGATGAACTGGAAAAGAAAAAGTTTATAACCCAAAAACATGCACAAACAACTCATGTAAGCCTTATCTCATAA
- a CDS encoding excisionase, which translates to MTSYDIPYWKKYTLSIEEAASYFRIGEGKLRKLVSDNPNAEYLLWNGNRVQIKRTRFEKFIDTLSAI; encoded by the coding sequence ATGACAAGTTATGATATACCTTATTGGAAGAAGTATACATTATCCATTGAAGAGGCAGCATCCTATTTTCGTATTGGAGAAGGAAAGCTTCGTAAGTTAGTCAGTGACAATCCAAATGCAGAGTATTTGCTTTGGAATGGGAATCGTGTACAGATAAAACGAACAAGATTTGAAAAATTTATTGATACACTCAGTGCGATATAA
- a CDS encoding AAA family ATPase, which yields MEEYTREQIQRADDTDLYVFLSGRGEQFKRCGKEYRWLRHDSVMINKNEWYRFSQNKGGHAIDFMKEFYGLSFAEAVKELLGEEGVGETNRRTAKEDAGRQKVCPIPLPGLELPERNESCEIARKYLIEQRKLSEQLVDQMIAKGDIYESKNYHNVVFVGRDKEQNPRYAAMRGTDEHRYRGEAKGSEKAYGFGHIGTDEKLFVFESPIDFLSYITAVPEEWEKHSYISLGGLSEKAMKQVYMEHKNIRSIYLCLDNDEPGNERCRQFVSMIPEEFCVFRLEPAKKDWNECLVAGLHVKEMAKQICLRDNRENLIPVTKMSEVEETVVQWLWYPFIPFGKVTLIQGNPGKGKTWLAMAIAAYCTNGKELPNALPIEPFNVLYQTAEDGIADTIKPRLAKCGADMTRVRFINEDEKQLSMTDDRIEKAIRQNNVRLMIMDPIQAYLGANVDMNRANEIRPLFRHLSTIAERTGCAIVLIGHLNKSSGSQSDYRSLGSIDIAAAVRSILFVEKVEKEKEQDVRVVYQQKDSLAKKENPVAFSLGEEGLKWLGEYDISIEDLLMGKAGTKKETKLEKAQKLILELLTKRKVMCLEELEAELLAYGISSRTGRDARKQLESRLSYDWCQRRKTVALITE from the coding sequence ATGGAAGAATATACAAGAGAACAGATTCAAAGAGCAGATGATACCGATTTATATGTTTTTCTTTCTGGGAGAGGAGAACAGTTTAAGCGATGTGGAAAAGAATACCGGTGGTTACGACATGACAGTGTGATGATCAACAAGAACGAATGGTATCGTTTTAGTCAGAATAAAGGCGGTCATGCCATCGATTTTATGAAAGAATTCTACGGTCTTTCTTTTGCAGAGGCAGTCAAAGAATTATTAGGAGAAGAGGGAGTTGGAGAAACCAACAGAAGAACGGCCAAGGAAGATGCAGGCAGACAGAAGGTCTGCCCCATCCCCTTGCCTGGATTGGAACTGCCAGAAAGAAATGAAAGCTGTGAGATTGCAAGAAAGTATCTCATTGAACAGAGAAAACTATCGGAACAGCTTGTAGATCAGATGATTGCAAAGGGGGATATTTATGAAAGTAAAAACTATCACAATGTGGTATTCGTTGGAAGAGACAAAGAACAGAATCCCAGATATGCAGCTATGCGGGGAACCGATGAGCACCGATATCGTGGGGAAGCAAAAGGTTCGGAAAAAGCCTATGGATTTGGACATATAGGAACGGATGAAAAACTGTTTGTGTTTGAATCGCCCATTGATTTTTTGTCTTATATCACCGCAGTTCCGGAAGAATGGGAAAAGCATAGTTATATTTCTCTGGGAGGATTGAGTGAAAAAGCGATGAAACAGGTCTATATGGAGCATAAAAACATTAGGTCTATCTATTTGTGCCTGGATAATGATGAGCCTGGAAATGAGAGATGCAGGCAGTTTGTTTCCATGATTCCAGAGGAATTTTGTGTATTTCGTTTAGAGCCAGCCAAAAAAGATTGGAATGAATGTCTGGTTGCAGGACTTCATGTAAAAGAAATGGCAAAACAAATCTGCTTGCGAGACAACAGGGAAAATCTGATTCCAGTCACCAAGATGTCAGAGGTTGAGGAAACGGTGGTCCAGTGGCTATGGTATCCGTTCATTCCCTTTGGAAAGGTTACTTTGATCCAGGGGAATCCGGGAAAAGGAAAAACATGGCTTGCAATGGCAATCGCCGCATACTGTACGAATGGAAAAGAACTTCCCAATGCACTTCCCATAGAACCCTTTAATGTGTTGTATCAAACAGCAGAGGATGGAATAGCAGATACCATTAAGCCTAGATTAGCAAAATGTGGTGCAGATATGACAAGGGTGCGATTCATCAATGAAGATGAAAAACAGCTTTCTATGACGGACGATCGGATTGAAAAAGCCATCCGCCAGAACAATGTACGCCTCATGATCATGGATCCCATACAGGCCTATCTGGGAGCCAATGTGGATATGAACCGGGCCAATGAGATACGGCCATTATTCCGGCATCTCAGTACGATTGCAGAGAGAACTGGATGTGCCATTGTTCTCATTGGACATTTGAATAAGTCATCGGGAAGTCAGAGCGATTACCGTTCCCTGGGATCCATTGATATCGCAGCGGCAGTACGAAGTATCTTATTTGTAGAAAAGGTGGAAAAAGAGAAGGAACAGGATGTCCGAGTGGTATATCAGCAAAAGGATTCTCTTGCTAAGAAGGAAAATCCGGTAGCGTTTTCTTTGGGAGAAGAAGGCTTAAAATGGTTAGGAGAATACGATATATCCATTGAAGATCTGCTGATGGGGAAAGCAGGAACGAAAAAGGAAACGAAACTGGAAAAGGCACAGAAATTGATCCTGGAGTTATTAACCAAACGGAAAGTAATGTGTTTAGAAGAATTAGAGGCAGAGCTACTAGCCTATGGGATTTCTTCCAGAACAGGAAGAGATGCAAGAAAGCAATTGGAAAGTAGATTGAGCTACGACTGGTGTCAGAGAAGAAAAACAGTTGCGTTAATCACAGAATAA
- a CDS encoding tyrosine-type recombinase/integrase — MTLRKKHGPHSLRASLASSMVNDGISYETVRKVLGHDSPNAIRHYARLDIQMLRNCALACPAPSGTLHQFLKGGRI; from the coding sequence TTGACACTTCGTAAAAAACATGGACCTCATAGTCTGAGAGCTTCTCTTGCGTCATCGATGGTAAACGATGGCATATCTTATGAAACCGTAAGAAAAGTACTGGGACATGATAGTCCTAATGCAATCAGGCACTATGCACGTCTTGATATTCAGATGCTTAGGAATTGTGCTCTTGCATGCCCGGCACCTTCAGGAACACTTCACCAATTCCTGAAAGGAGGTCGTATATGA
- a CDS encoding tyrosine-type recombinase/integrase: MRTVIFKSCFKDDMQSFMEYRVATFAWNTYRLDNYRLSSFDRYLTKISYNDEIVPQTIINQWLNDVGVPEASINGYIKTIRNFMKYRADMGKVVYLPPFQKTKDLYIPYIFSDEELSNIFAIADAYSMTNKFSSIPHIHMEMAVLIRLLYCCGLRLGEALNLKMKHLDLENGVIRIIHSKNKKQRLVPMHETLTNMLKDYCKVIKIYGIDNPFLFPGQSEHLSPITAERQFKKILRKAGIIKGNEDPHKRAPCLHCLRHCFMFHAFKQLETAGYHIDMASPYLSVYCGHESLVESEKYMKFSSELFEEDMLLFADFTESLFPEVDL, translated from the coding sequence ATGAGAACCGTGATTTTTAAAAGTTGTTTTAAAGACGACATGCAGTCATTCATGGAGTATCGTGTTGCGACTTTCGCATGGAATACCTATCGTTTGGATAATTATCGCCTGTCTTCTTTTGACAGATATCTTACAAAAATATCTTATAATGATGAAATTGTACCACAAACAATAATAAATCAGTGGCTTAATGATGTAGGTGTTCCAGAGGCATCTATTAATGGATACATAAAGACTATACGAAACTTTATGAAATATAGAGCCGATATGGGAAAAGTTGTTTATCTTCCGCCCTTCCAGAAAACGAAAGATTTGTATATTCCCTATATATTTAGTGATGAGGAATTGTCGAATATATTTGCTATTGCTGATGCATATTCAATGACAAACAAATTTAGCAGCATTCCGCATATACATATGGAAATGGCGGTTCTCATACGCCTTTTGTATTGTTGTGGACTCAGATTAGGCGAAGCTCTAAATTTGAAGATGAAGCATCTGGATCTAGAAAACGGAGTCATCCGTATTATACATTCAAAAAACAAGAAACAACGATTAGTTCCAATGCATGAAACATTAACAAACATGCTGAAGGATTATTGTAAGGTGATAAAAATCTATGGTATAGATAATCCATTTTTATTCCCAGGACAAAGCGAACATTTATCCCCAATAACTGCTGAACGCCAATTTAAAAAGATTCTTAGGAAAGCTGGTATTATCAAAGGGAATGAAGATCCTCATAAACGTGCTCCATGCCTGCACTGTTTAAGACATTGTTTTATGTTCCATGCTTTTAAACAGCTGGAAACTGCAGGATATCATATCGATATGGCTTCTCCATATCTTTCTGTATATTGTGGTCATGAATCCCTTGTGGAAAGTGAAAAATATATGAAATTCAGCAGTGAACTCTTCGAAGAAGATATGCTCTTGTTTGCTGATTTCACAGAATCTCTGTTTCCGGAGGTTGATTTATGA
- a CDS encoding tyrosine-type recombinase/integrase, translating into MRKQKTPSIFMKYLEYYVNTYMPEARGLSKNTINSYKTTFTLLIKYMYSVKNMKADEITFGCLDVNTLSDFMSWLEHERKCSVTTRNQRLAALYSFSEYAQNYDFDAASTFRSAVLRIPSKKAPKKRRVGFTTDEVKILLALPNPKSETGLRDMVLLSFMYATGTRAQEVCDLTVKSVNFRSTGTTIDIVGKGSKARRIRIPDTCASMLKKYIKHRRIETEPDRHIFSSQTHEHMTISCVEEIYKKYIKLAKEKTPNLFKEEHYSPHSMRHTTGQHMLEAGVPIMVIKAFLGHASVQTTQIYTESPQATVDKHIREWNEMNFPRSIYIDEKDLEERNVPDFLKSH; encoded by the coding sequence ATGAGAAAGCAGAAGACTCCTTCGATTTTTATGAAATATCTTGAATACTATGTAAATACATATATGCCGGAAGCACGTGGGTTAAGTAAGAACACAATCAACTCTTATAAAACAACATTTACACTTTTAATAAAATATATGTATTCAGTCAAAAACATGAAAGCAGATGAGATTACTTTTGGCTGTTTAGATGTAAATACGCTTTCTGATTTTATGTCATGGCTTGAACATGAACGTAAATGTTCAGTTACAACCAGAAATCAAAGACTTGCCGCACTGTATTCTTTTTCCGAGTATGCACAAAACTATGACTTTGATGCAGCATCAACTTTTAGAAGTGCTGTATTGAGGATTCCATCAAAAAAAGCACCTAAAAAGCGGCGTGTTGGTTTTACCACCGATGAAGTAAAGATCCTTCTGGCACTGCCTAACCCAAAAAGTGAGACTGGTTTAAGAGACATGGTTTTATTAAGCTTTATGTATGCAACAGGCACACGTGCACAGGAAGTGTGTGATCTTACTGTAAAATCTGTCAATTTCAGATCAACTGGTACTACTATTGATATAGTAGGAAAAGGTTCAAAAGCACGTCGCATACGTATTCCTGACACTTGTGCATCTATGCTTAAAAAATATATTAAACATCGCAGAATAGAAACAGAACCTGACAGACATATATTTTCGAGTCAGACGCATGAGCATATGACAATATCATGCGTGGAAGAAATATACAAAAAATATATAAAACTCGCTAAAGAAAAAACACCCAATCTTTTCAAAGAAGAACACTATTCACCTCATAGTATGAGACATACAACCGGACAACATATGTTAGAAGCGGGAGTTCCGATTATGGTAATAAAAGCTTTCCTGGGACATGCATCAGTTCAAACGACACAGATTTATACAGAAAGTCCACAGGCAACAGTTGATAAACATATCCGTGAATGGAACGAAATGAATTTTCCGCGTTCGATTTATATTGATGAAAAAGACTTGGAAGAAAGAAATGTTCCTGATTTTTTGAAGAGTCACTAA